cagagctcagtcaggcagggagctctgcactgCGTGAGAGACCTTGGGCTGTGCCGCACAGCCGGACGGGGAAGCCAGTtgggcagatctgcctgcctggacaggagaccaggaaaatccagcagctgtttcagctcctgccctgcagtcctggaggctgggctctggcacagtgtgggtcctggcagggtggggctcaggggacttacccagagtgatgctgagtgctaggGCCACGTAGGCAAACTCCAAGCACTCCTGGGGATTTTCCAGTGTGGCCAGCAGTGCCACCAGCTTgttgcacagctgtagctgcagctccgccttgcggttgcctgtagtcattgccagggccaggacccggtcctaccacacaggcaggtggggtcaggtttcccgtagcacccaccttgcccagcgccctcctcagagctcaaacatgtgCTTGGAGCTTCCCACACCCCAGCTACACCTGcacctccacacagctctgtgctctgggataacacacagttcagacacccaagttgggggctgaagagtcacctgaggcccatccagctacacccGGCAGCCTCAGACCCGTCTCTCCCACCTGGCCACCGGGGGTCTGACTcgggggagccagcactcctctctgctctaaaaacaccacatttatctgtgcccaggactgagccacaccgtgagctcagaggaagggagaagccgtCCCACTTCGGGGTGCATGCAGACCCGGGCCTCCCAGTGACATGCTGTGTGTCCTCtgacatgtccctgtgcctctctgagcctcagtttcctcatctgaaagatGGGGACAGAACTTCCCGCTCATGGTTGCTTGAGATCATCAGGTACAAGGGTAGAGCCATTGTCACATCCAGGCCCCGAGTGTTTGTCCCAGGCAGGGGCACGGTCAATATCATGCCCGGTGAGACCACTTGGAAACTAGCatgtgcatgggtggccctgcctccaggtgggaggcctctgccctgccacacctgtgcctcagccctccaggtgcccccctgaggcccacccacatcagcccacaggccagctcacccggtagaaggacacagctttctcccgctcccaggccccactgaagaagatgtctccagctgcctcaaacagctccggccccaggttggggtcgcctgtgtacaggaccacattctgtgccacctgaaaggagacagaagttccctcaagacccacacctggTGAGGTGGCCATGCCCACCTtttccagcctc
This DNA window, taken from Macaca fascicularis isolate 582-1 chromosome 6, T2T-MFA8v1.1, encodes the following:
- the LOC135971352 gene encoding SH3 domain and tetratricopeptide repeat-containing protein 1-like isoform X2: MATSPGVGLEGTSVSFQVAQNVVLYTGDPNLGPELFEAAGDIFFSGAWEREKAVSFYRDRVLALAMTTGNRKAELQLQLCNKLVALLATLENPQECLEFAYVALALSITLGKSPEPHPARTHTVPEPSLQDCRAGAETAAGFSWSPVQAGRSAQLASPSGCAAQPKVSHAVQSSLPD
- the LOC135971352 gene encoding SH3 domain and tetratricopeptide repeat-containing protein 1-like isoform X6 gives rise to the protein MATSPGVGLEGTSVSFQVAQNVVLYTGDPNLGPELFEAAGDIFFSGAWEREKAVSFYRDRVLALAMTTGNRKAELQLQLCNKLVALLATLENPQECLEFAYVALALSITLGDQLNERMAYHRLAALHHQLGHGKLAEHFYLKAL
- the LOC135971352 gene encoding SH3 domain and tetratricopeptide repeat-containing protein 1-like isoform X10; protein product: MTTGNRKAELQLQLCNKLVALLATLENPQECLEFAYVALALSITLGDQLNERMAYHRLAALHHQLGHGKLAEHFYLKAL